A window of the Bufo gargarizans isolate SCDJY-AF-19 chromosome 1, ASM1485885v1, whole genome shotgun sequence genome harbors these coding sequences:
- the LOC122933694 gene encoding zinc finger MYM-type protein 1-like: protein MSGVYSGVQTRIQKKERNALYIHCAAHNLNLVLQDAVSHVPEVSRFFEVIQSLYVFFGESITRWSVLQSLTTESSVTLKRLCPTRWSSRYDSLLALRFRFVDVLKALSKLILTSTKSKEREEARVLRNKIESFEFVFLLVLQSKVLEHINAISKVLQSEHMDLCNAAHLIHNAIEALSSYRKQFEDAKTTAIKLAEKWGIPAMFVIKRVPKVKRHSGELCLDERLQDPEKRFKTTIFYATLDVITSQLSSRFGSMNTVVERFRIIQPRVLATESEDNLFQAALQFQHYYQDDISSDFAGQLVSFRSALQNEISELHTVKDLAHLLIIDNAALSSTLPDVCTALILFLTLPVTVASAERSFSKLSLIKNYLRNSMSQQRLSGLALLSIENERARKLDIPAIVDKFAESKARRRNF, encoded by the coding sequence ATGAGTGGAGTATACTCGGGTGTTCAAACTCGCattcaaaagaaagaaagaaatgccTTGTACATTCACTGTGCAGCCCACAACCTTAATTTAGTTCTACAAGATGCCGTGAGCCACGTACCTGAGGTGTCAAGATTTTTTGAGGTGATACagagtttgtatgttttttttggagaaagTATCACCCGATGGTCTGTTCTTCAGTCACTAACCACTGAATCCTCTGTGACCCTAAAAAGACTGTGCCCAACACGATGGTCATCCCGTTATGACTCGCTGCTTGCCCTACGCTTTCGGTTTGTTGATGTCCTTAAAGCACTGTCTAAATTAATATTGACTTCGACCAAAAGTAAAGAGAGGGAAGAGGCCAGGGTCCTTAGGAATAAAATTGAATCTTTTGAGTTTGTCTTCCTACTTGTTCTACAGAGTAAAGTTCTGGAGCATATAAATGCAATATCAAAGGTTCTGCAGTCAGAACATATGGATCTGTGCAATGCAGCCCATTTAATTCATAATGCCATTGAAGCTCTTAGCAGCTACAGGAAGCAATTTGAAGATGCTAAAACAACAGCTATCAAACTTGCTGAGAAGTGGGGAATTCCTGCAATGTTTGTAATTAAAAGAGTGCCCAAAGTAAAGCGCCATAGTGGGGAGCTATGTTTGGACGAAAGACTGCAAGACCCAGAGAAGAGATTTAAAACTACTATTTTTTATGCTACTTTAGATGTAATAACATCCCAGTTATCAAGCAGATTTGGTAGCATGAACACTGTAGTTGAAAGATTTCGGATCATTCAGCCACGTGTGCTGGCGACTGAATCAGAGGATAACTTGTTTCAAGCTGCACTGCAATTTCAGCATTATTACCAAGATGACATATCTTCCGATTTCGCAGGGCAATTGGTTAGTTTTCGGAGCGCACTGCAAAATGAGATCTCTGAGCTCCACACAGTTAAAGATTTGGCACACCTGCTTATAATTGACAATGCTGCTTTGTCATCTACCCTACCGGATGTATGTACAGCTTTAATACTTTTCCTCACATTACCAGTGACGGTGGCATCTGCAGAAAGATCATTTTCCAAATTATCTCTGATTAAAAATTACTTGAGAAACAGCATGTCACAACAACGGCTTTCTGGCCTTGCCCTTCTAAGCATTGAGAATGAAAGAGCAAGAAAACTGGACATTCCAGCTATTGTTGACAAATTTGCTGAGTCTAAAGCGAGACGGCGCAACTTCTAG